The Prochlorococcus marinus str. MIT 1214 sequence TTGAGGTAAGTAAAGACATTACACATTCAGAGCCAAGTTTTATCACATGATCTCCAAGACTAGATGATGCTCCAGTATCTTTCCAGCTAAGGAATAAAGGCTCTAATGTCTTCTCTAATTCATTGATAGGCATCTTTTGTAGATATGGAGTCGCCAATCTTTGTAAATTAGTGCTACCACCAAGCCATAGTTGGTATTGATTTAGACCACTACCAACCAGAGCTAATTCTGCCATATATGGACGAGCACATCCGTTTGGACAACCTGTAACTCTTATCAAGATTGATTTGTTTATCTCTAGTTTTTTTAGTTGATTGTTTATTCGTTTCAAGAGCTTTGGTAAAAATCTTTCTGCTTCTGTCATCGCGAGTCCACACAACGGTAGAGCTGGACAAGCCATTGCATGTCTAGTTATTGGCTCAGGGCTTTCTGGATTATTGAAACCAATATTAATCAGAGCATTGTTTACACTGGCTTTTTGATAATTACCAATGTTACACAAAAGTAAATCTTGGTTGGGAGTTAAACGAACGTCCAATGCGAATTTTTCAACTATATTTCTCAACTCTTTCTTTATCTCTCCGGTAAGCCTACCTGATAATAGTGGTAGCCCAACAAACCATAGTTTTTCAGATTGTTGATGCCAGCCTAAATAATCTTCAAGTATTGCATCCCCTTCGTTCCTTAAGGGGCCAATCTCTTTCGTAAAATATTTCGTTGTTAACTGTTTCTTAAACCAATCGACACCCATGTCATGCAAAACATATTTAAGTCTTGAGTGTCTTCGAGTTTTTCTATCTCCATAATCTCTTTGAAGAGCGAGAATAGATTGAACAAGTTCTAATATATATTTTCCTTCTACAAAACCAATGGGATCTGCTAATCTCGCAAATGTCGTATCTAGGTTGTGTGTTCTACCCATTCCTCCTCCTACATAGACATTACATCCTTCTATTGCTCCTTTTGCATTTGCGAACGTCACTAGACCTATGTCATGAGTTAGAATATCAACAGAATTATCTCCTGGTACTGTAGTTGCACATTTGAATTTTCTTGGCAAGTAGGTTGCACCATATAAAGGTTCATTTTTGTCTCCACTAAATACTCCAGGATTGCGTTGAAGCTTTCTTATCTTTTTGACTTCAGAGGTTGGCTTGATAGCATATTTCATCTCGCCATCAACCCATAAATCAATATAGGTTCTCTCAGCTTTTTGGGGCGATAAAGCATCGGCAATATCATGAGCTAATTTTCTTGCAGCAGGATAAGACCCTTTTTCATAGGGGGCTGCTGGAGCCATAACATTCCTGTTGACATCTCCACAAGCAGCTAGTGTCGATCCCATTGACTTAACAATTGTTCCTATAACTTCTTTAATATTTCCTTTTTTTATTCCATGCATTTGGAAGCATTGACGAGTGGTCGCTCTAAGGGTTTTATTCCCTAGTCGATCAGATAGATCATCTAATGCAATAAATAGGGGCCCTGGGACCAAACCAGCTGGATTTCTTAGCCGCAGCATCATTTGCCAATCTTTACCTGTGCCACCTCTTTTTCGATGTTCCCTATCATCTTGTTGGTAACTACCATGGAATTTTAAAAGTTGTACGGCGTCGTTTGTAAAGTGATCACTGTCGTTTAATAATTCACTTTGCAGGGGTTCATTTAAGTAATTACTATCAGCTTTAAATTGTTCAAATTTCGCTCTAGGGGAATTATTCGCTATGCAAGGCGAAGGAACACTCTTTTCTATTTCTTCAACATTTGTACATCCATGTTCCTCGAAATTCATCAGAGCTTCGATAGCTGCATTGCTGAATCCAGCATCTTTTAAGTCTTTTTCTATGTTTTTTGGAGATTCTTTTGAATTATTATTTTTAATAGCCTCGAGTCTTATCCCCTTAGGTAAGGATTTGTTGATCTGTTTGGCCTCTTCTTCTCTGAGCTTTTCATCGAATTTTTGTTGAATAGATACTTCAGCTGAGCTCATGTTCTCTTCTGCTTCTTCTTTAGTGTTACCTATTTTTTTTACGACATCACATGTCCCAAAAGCATCTCTTAGTTTACCCCTTGGTACAGCAACCCTCAGGTAAAACCCCGATCTCCCTGGTATTTGTATAATCTTAGGCAATGGTACCTACAGCGGTACCTACACTGTATCATTTTTCTTGTTGGTTAGTGCCTAATTGTTCAAATTAGACTATGAGTGAACAAAGAGCAATTCATTGAAAATTAAATTTTTTCTAGGACACAGAATGTAGAAGTAATTCAAATTTAGTTCTAACCTTGTTGAAAGCATAAGGAATTTTTTTTGTCTACTTACCTTTTAGAAATCGGCACTGAGGAATTGCCTGCTGATTTGGCTGAATCAGTTATTTCCCAGCTTGAGTTAAATGTAAATAACGATTTGAATTCGGCTCAAATAAAATTTAGTGAAATAAGAGTTACAACTACACCTAGAAGAATTGCATTAACGATTGAAGGGATTGCTCCATTTTCTGAAGATAATATTTCAGAACGAAAAGGTCCTTCTGTTTCTCAAGCTTTTCATGATGGAAAACCTACAAAAGCAGCAATTGGCTTTGCTAAAAGATATGACATTTTACCTGAAAAATTAGAGGTTCGAGAAACGCAAAAGGGGGCATTCGTTTTCGCTAAATTAATTGAGAAAGGCAAGCCCGTTGGGAGTTTGTTGGCTGACTATTTACCTGGATGGATCAGCAAAATTCAAGGAAGAAGGTTTATGAGATGGGGGAAAGGTGATTTTCGCTTTTCGAGACCTATCCGTTGGATTGTTTCTTTGATTGATTCTGAAGTTTTACTTTTTAGATTTTTTGGGTGCGATCCAGAAATTCAAATTGGTAATATCTCAAGACCACATAGGTTGCATGGCTCAACATTAGAAATAAAGAATGCGAAAACTTATTTTGATCAATTAGAGGATGTCGGAGTAATAGTTGACAGGAATAAGCGCCTTTCAAATATCAATGATTTAGTTCTTAATCACGCAAGAACTAAAAACGTTAAGCCTGATCTGACTGCCTCCCTTTTGAATGAGCTAACCGATTTGGTTGAGTCTCCTTTACTTGTGACGGGGAGTTTTGATGAATCTTTCCTTGATTTACCCCCTGAGGTTTTGTCCACAGTAATGATGGTTCATCAAAGGTACATACCATTGTACAAAGTAAATGTTGAGTTTGATCCATTATCACTTGACTCAAGAAATATTCTACTTCCTGGCTTTTTGTGTATTAGTAATGGATTATCTTCAGCAAAAGAAAATATTATTGTAGGTAATGAAAAAGTTTTAAAGGCAAGGTTTTCTGATGCTTCATTTTTTATAAAGTCAGATTTATTAACCAATAGCTCTTTACGTATTCAACAATTAAAAGATGTAACTTTTGCTGAAGGATTAGGCTCTTTATATGAACGTGTAAATCGGATTAAATGGCTTGTTGAACTTGTGACTTCAAAACTTCAATTTGATCAAGGGGATATTGAAAAATGCTTGAAAGTTGCACATTTTTCTAAACATGACTTAGTTAGCAATATGGTTGATGAATTTCCAGAGTTGCAAGGAATTATTGGATCTAAATACTTACTTCATGAGGGTGAATCCAGAGAAGTATGCCTTGGCGTTTTGGAACATTACAAACCGAAGGGGACGGCAGACTCTCTCCCATCAAATAATCTTGGGAATGCGGTTTCATTAGCTGAACGCCTTGAATTGCTTTTTAGTATTTATGTTAAGGGCGAAAGACCTACCGGTTCATCTGATCCATATGCCTTGAGAAGAGCTGCGAATGGAATATTGATGATTTTATGGACTAAAGATTGGCAATTAAATATCAATGAAATACTAGATAATTCACTAGCTTATTGGCAGCAACTTTTCCCTTCTCTTCCTTTTAATATAATTAGTCTTTCGTGCGAGTTAAAGGAATTCTTTCGTCAAAGAATTATTAGTTTATTAGAAGAGAAAGAAGTGGATTTTGATATTATTCAGGCAATTGCAGGAGATACAATTTCTACATCGAAATTATTAGATGATCCAACAGACATAAATTTTCGTACTTCTTTATTAATGGATATGAGGAAAAATAATACACTTAATTCATTGCAAGCAGTAGTGACTCGAGCCTCTAAGTTGGCAACCAAAAGTTCTATCCCGGAAGATGTAATAGATCCTTCAGTTTTTGTAGACAAATCTCTATTTGAGAAGGATTGTGAAATCGAAATGTTTAATGTTTTGGAGAAATTAAAACCTCTAGCTATAAATGGTGATCGTGTTAAATATAAATTGTTGGCTGATGGTCTAGTCTCAAGCGCTGTAACTCTAGCTAACTTTTTTGATGGAGAAGGAAGTGTAATGGTTATGACGGATGATATTAATATAAGAAATAACAGACTAAGTTTACTGACAATTCTTAGAAATCAGTCCTTGAAGCTTGCCGATTTTAGCAAGCTTAGTTAATTAATTTAGTTAATTTGGTATTATTTTTTACTGGTTTTTATACCACCTTTAATTGAACTTACGGCTAACATTTTATTAACTTCTTTGTCATCTCTTACTGCACTTGGAACTGGCTTGTATGTGCTTGGTGCTAGTGCCTTCCCTCTTAAAACAGAACCAATTGTTAGAAGGGTAAGTTTTAATTGTTGAAGCGGCTTCATCGCAACCACAGTTTTATAGAGATAGCTATCAAATGTAAGTCTTTGTACATCCATGTCACCACACATCTCTACAAATGCTTCTCTTGCTCCATCACTGGTATAGAAAATTCTTTGGAGAATATCTAAAACTGTATATGTGGTTCCGTACTTTTTATCCCATTTTTTTAAATACTTTTTGAGATCATTCTCTGTGGGTATTATTTTCCCATTTTGACTTGATTCGACAATTTGCTCTGCACACATCCTTCCACTTTTGGCAGCAAAATAAATTCCTTCTCCTGAACTTTTGGTTACATAACCAGCGGCATCTCCAACCAGTGCCATTCTTCCAACAACTCTTCTTGGCCTGGGATGCTCAGGTATTGGATGGGCTTCTACTTTGATGACTTCTCCATTTACTAGTCTCTTCTTTGCTCTCTCTCTAACACCAATCTGGAGGCTTTTTATCAAACCACCATTTTGTTTCATTGTTCCTGTTCCCGCTGCGACATGGTCGTATTTGGGAAAGACCCAACCATAGAAATCAGGTGATACATCTGTTCCAACATACATTTCGGCTCTATCTTCGTAATACTTCATTTCCTCTTTTGGAAGTTTTATCCTTTCTTGAATTGCTACTGCATAGTTGTAATCACCAGCATCCATTGCTTTTGCAACTCTGCTAGTTGCACCATCTGCCCCAACAATTAAATCTACCTCAAGTTGCTTTCCTTTCTCTTCAGATTGGTCGTTAAGTATTTCGGTGTAATGAAGTTTATATGGACCTTGTTTGTTGGTACCAGTTTCTATTTTTGATACCAATCCATTTACTAATGTTGCGCCAAGTTCTGCGGCGCGATTTCTCATGAATGAATCCATAACTTCACGCCTCAACATTCCTATATATTCTTTGTCGCTTCCTGGATAAATATCATCCAAAATAATATCTACTTCTCTATTTGAAGGAGATATCATTTTCATGTTCCTGACTTTCCTATCAATAATTGATTCAGGAAGATCAAATTCAGAAACCATACACAATGGAATAGCTCCTCCGCATGGTTTTGCATTATCAAGCTTTCTTTCGAAAATCCAAGTTTTAATTCCTGCTTTAGCCAAAATTTCTGCAGCGCATGATCCACTTGGACCACCACCAATAACAGCAACTCTTAACATCTTTGGATGAAAAATTTAGTTCTCTATATATAAAACTTACATCCTTATCTCATAGAAAGTATAAAGATTGGAGATACTCGTTACTATCGAAACATCATTTTTGTGAATTCCAATTGTTTTGACCATAAGCAGACCGTATGAATTACCAAGATGACATCCCGCTGGCGAAAAGGATTAGATCCATCAAAACCCTTACTACCAAGGCTTTTTTGCGTTTGGGACTTCTATTTGTTGGGCTTGGTATATCGTTAACGTTTTTAGCTAATAAATCATTATTACGCCAAACAAAATCTTTAGATAATTCGATTAACTCCACTGAGGAAAATCAAAATAAAAGTTTGTTGGGCCATCTACCTTACCCTGAGGCTTCAAAAAATGAGTTAATTCTTTTCTCTCCAGGTATTTATGTTCATAAAGAAATTTATGAAAATTTTAAGGAAATGCAATTAATGGCGGCCCAAAGAGGGATTTCTTTACAACTATTAAGTGGTTATAGATCAATTGATTTGCAAAGAGATATTTTTTATGAAAATAAATCTAATAGAAATCAAACTGCAGTTGAGCGTTCTATGGTTTCAGCTCCTCCTGGCTATTCTGAACACAGCACAGGATATGCAATCGATGTTGGTGATGGGAATTATCCAGATACTCATTTTGAGGTTGAATTTGAACAAACGCCTGCTTTTAAATGGATGAAGAGGTTTGCCCCTAAATATCATTTCGTTCTTTCTTTTCCACGAAATAACAAACAAGGAGTAACTTATGAACCTTGGCATTGGAGATTCGAAGGAACTGTTAATGCTTTGAGGAAATTTGAACCTGCAAATAAAATTACAAAATTCAAATAATTTTGACTTAGTTTTTTTTACTTGCAATTTTTTATTCGATATTTTAATTGGCATTTAAAACAGCTAAATGAAGTCATGGTGAGATATTCTTTAACTTTCTATTTACCAAAGAAATTTTAATTTTTTAAAATTATGGGTTTTGATATACAGGCCATTAGAAATATCGCAATAATTGCTCACGTTGACCATGGTAAGACAACTCTGGTTGATGCACTTTTAAATCAATCTGGGACTTTTCGAGATAACGAGGAAGTTCCGACTTGTGCAATGGATTCAAATGATTTGGAACGTGAAAGAGGTATAACAATTCTTTCTAAAAACACAGCAGTAACATATAACGACACCCGTATAAACATTGTTGACACTCCAGGTCACGCTGATTTTGGAGGGGAAGTCGAGAGGGTATTGGGTATGGTAGATGGCTGTCTTCTTGTGGTTGACGCCAATGAGGGGCCAATGCCACAAACTCGATTCGTTCTAAAAAAAGCTTTAGAGCAGGGTTTAAGACCTATTGTGTTTGTGAATAAAATTGATCGTGCAAGGGTAGAACCTGAAACTGCGGTCGATAAAGTTTTAGATCTTTTTTTGGAATTAGGAGCTGATGATGATCAATGTGATTTTCCTTATTTGTTTGGGAGTGGATTAGGTGGTTTTGCAAAGACTGATGTTAAAAGTGAAAGTGATAATATGAAACCTTTATTTGAAGCAATTATTAGGCAAGTTCCTCCTCCAGTGGGGGATCAGAATAAGCCTTTACAACTACAAGTCACTACTCTTGATTACTCAGATTTTTTAGGAACAATAATTATTGGAAGAGTCCATAATGGTGTGATTAAAAATGGCCAAAGAACTTGTTTGATAAAAGAAAATGGGAGTTTGAAAAAAGGAAGGATTAATAAACTATTAGGATTTAAGGGATTAAAAAGAATTGAAATAGATGAAGCAAATGCTGGAGATATAGTTGCCTTGGCTGGATTTGAAGATGTTTCTATTGGAGAAACTGTAGCCTGTCCTGATGAACCGAAGCCTTTACCTCTAATAAAGGTAGATGAGCCAACATTGCAAATGACTTTTGTTGTAAATGATTCTCCATTTGCAGGAAAAGAAGGAAAATTTGTAACCAGTCGTCAGTTGAAGGATCGTTTAAACAAAGAACTTCTTACGAATGTTGCATTAAGAGTCGAGGCTACAGATTCACCTGATCGTTTTTCTGTTAGTGGAAGAGGAGAGTTGCATCTAGGAATTCTCATAGAGACAATGCGAAGAGAGGGGTATGAATTTCAAGTTTCTCAACCACAAGTCATTTTTAGGACCATTGATGAAATTAAATGCGAACCGGTTGAGACCCTAGTCCTTGATGTACCTGAAGCTTCTATTGGCGCTTGTATTGAAAGCCTTGGGGTGAGAAAAGGTGAAATGCAAAATATGGAAACGGGTACTGATCATCGAACTCAACTTGAATTTGTTATTCCATCAAGAGGTTTAATTGGATTTAGAGGCGAATTTATTCGTGCAACAAGAGGTGAAGGGATTATGAGTCATTCGTTTTTTGAATACAGGCCATCAGTAGGTGATTTTGAACAAAGGAGAAATGGTGTCCTTATTTCATTTGAAGAAGGTGTAGCTACTTTCTATTCCTTAAAAAATGCAGAAGATCGTGGACAATTTTTTATTACTCCTGGAGCCAAAGTTTATAAGGGAATGATTATTGGAGAGAATAATCGCCCACAAGATCTTGAATTAAATATTTGCAAGGCTAAACAACTTACTAACATGCGTTCAGCCGGTGCAGATGAGTTAGATCAATTGCAATCCCCAATTGAAATGACATTAGAAAGAGCCCTTGAATACATTGGACCAGGGGAGATGTTGGAAGTTACTCCTGAATCTATAAGGCTTAGAAAAATTAATGCAAAGAAAAATATGAAAAAATAATGACTCGTATAGATAAACAAGACGATTTATTTATTAATGATTCTCGTTTTGAAATAGGAATGAATTTATTTAACTCTTGTCAGTGGTACAAATCTCATGATGTCTTTGAAGAAATATGGCACGAGACTGGAGGGCCTGAAAGGATGATTTTGCAGGGCATATTACAAGTAGCTGTTGCACAAGTTCATCTGGAAAATAGAAATCTAAACGGGGCGACGATACTTTATGGAGAAGCTTTGGGTAGATTAAAAAGATTTCATTTAGCTAATTATGGATTAGATATAGAAGGACTTTCTAATTGTGTTTCAAAGAGATTAGAATTTCTACAAATTGGAAAGGACCTCGCTGGTTGCAGCTTGCCCGTTCTCAGTTTCCTTTGAAGACTTTGTTAAGTCCCTTACAGTTTTGCTATTGAAAAAGCGTTGATTTCATTTTATTTTTCTTGTTATGCTTTTTTCTTTACTTCAAATTTTATGTATCCAAATTATATAGATCTACATTCTGCATAAATCAAAATGGAATTTAAAAGAATCAATCAAATACAATTACCTGATAAGCATTTTTATGAAATATTTTTACCTCTTTTATTTGTAATTATAGGTTTATTTGGTGCATTTAATCATGCTCTTTGGAGAGATGAGATGCAAGGTTGGCTGGTGGCTTTTCAAAGTGATAATTTAATAGATTTATGGAAGAATAACGCACCATCTGGACATCCTGTCCTCTGGTCATTATTAATTTATTTTTCAAAAAATATTACTGGTACACCCATAAGCATGCAACTCATGCATTGGTGTTTAGGCAGTTCTGCGATTTTAGTCTTTTGGAGATTTAGTCCTTTTAATTTAATTACTAAAGCTCTCTTTACTTTTGGATATTTTCCTTTTTGGGAATATTTCTTTGTTTGTCGTCATTATGTTATTGCAGAATTAATAATATTTATCTTTTGTTCTATTTATCATTTAAAAGAGAAAACCTACATACCATTTTCTTTATGTATTGGCCTTTTAGCTAATACACAAGCTTTGTCTTGGTCATTAGCATTTGCTATAGGAATGACTCTTGTCTTTGATTGGTTCTTTAATCCAAATCAAAGAAAAATTTATAAAAGAAATAAAAATTGGATTATTGATTTGACTTCTAGTATTACTATTTCCTCTACATTATTATTTTTTGGAGCTTTTAGTCTTCTTCAGGTAAGAGATTCAGTTAAGTTGCTTTCTTCCTTTATAGATATACGTCACTTTCTTAGAGTTATCGGACAAATTTTTGGAGGATATACGCTTATTATTCCTAATTCAAGTAGATTTTTTGACTTGTTTTTATGTGCTTTAATCACTTTAATTTTGCTTGTCAGTACAATTACATTTATAAAATTTTATCGTCAAGCATTAATTTATTTTTATAGTGGTATTGTATTTCTATTTCTTTTTAATTACTTTTTATTTTTGGGAGATGGATCAAGACATTATGGATATTATTTTTTATTGATTATCTCTTCATTGTGGTTGGCTCTATCTAATCAAGATAAGCAACTTATGTTTTCTAATCAGCAAAACTTATTCACTAAAGGTAATTTATTATATTTTCCTACATTACTTACCATTTGTTTGACTGTTCATTTTGTTGTTGGGACTCATATGGTTATCAATGATTTTCGTGTACCGTATTCAAGTGGAAAGGAAACCGCTCACTATATACAGACTAAGGGATGGGAGGATCTTCCAATATTTGCGACTAGAGATGTTGAAGTAGTGACTGTATCTGGATACCTTGATCGAGAATTCTACTTTCCTGAATTGAAGGGGTTTGGAAGTTATGCTCAGTGGGCTAATCGTCAAATATTAGACAGAACTAAAACACTTGATGAAGTCCAAATTTATTTAGATAAATTTCCCAAAGTAAATAAATTATTACTACTTTTAAGTAATCGCTCATCTATTAAGAATCTGGAACCAGGCGAATCTCTTTACCGTGAAAAATTTAAAGTAATTGCTGATTCAAAATTTGAGAACTCCTTTCATGATTCAGAGATGTTCTACATATATAGGGTTGAGAGAATTGTTGATTAACCTTATATATTAAAGGTATAGTTTAATCTCAGATAATCCTTATGTATAAGCTTCACCCTCATAGATTCTGTTGAAATGACTCTACTTATCGAGAGTTTGGACTTAACCTTATCCAATAAAAATATTGTAAAAAACGTTAATTTAAATGTTAATCCTGGTGAGGTTGTAGGCCTTTTGGGGCCAAATGGCGCTGGTAAAACTAGTACTTTTAATATGATAGTGGGCTTGATTAAGCCAAACAAAGGCAATATCTACTTGGAGGGAAATAGCATAAAAAAATTTTCCATGACAAAAAGAGTTCAATTAGGAATAGGTTATTTACCTCAAGAACCAAGTATTTTTAGAAATCTTACTGTTCTTGAGAATTTGGATATTGCGCTTTCTCAAGCCAACTTATCAATTTCTTTGTTTAGGAAAAAACGCGAAGAATTGATTGAGGAATTTAATTTGGTTTCTTTCCTTGATCGTTTTGGCCATCAACTTTCCGGTGGAGAGAGACGAAGATGTGAAGTAGCTAGAGCTTTAGCGGTGGGACGCTTAGGACCGAAATTTTTACTTTTAGATGAGCCTTTTGCAGGAGTTGATCCTATCGCTATTAATGATCTACAGAATTTAATTAGGAAATTAAAAAATAAGAATATAGGAATATTAATTACTGATCATAATGTTAGAGCAACATTGGCCATAACCGAACGTTCTTATATTCTTAATCAAGGCGAAATCCTTGCAGATGGATCTTCAGATCAGCTAACAAAAAATGAAGTCGTTAAAGAGAGTTATCTTGGAAATTCATTCGATTAATTAGCTATGTTTAATAGTCTATTTTTATTATTTAGATTTCAAAATTTAGTAGAAAGGAAATGGAAAATAATTCCATTGTTAGATAGATGGATACTTTTTGAATTATTGCCTCCTTTATTTTTTTCTATAGCCGCTTTTACAGTTGTTTCTATTTCAGTAGGAGTTATTTTTGATTTGATTAGGAAAATAGTTGAGATTGGGCTTCCTTTTTCTCTTGCTATTCAGATTCTATTACTAAAGCTCCCTAGTTTTATAGTTATTTCTTTTCCTATGGCAATGTTACTTTCAACTTTATTAGCTTATGGAAGTCTTAATGATAATAGTGAAATTAAGGCATTAAAAAGTATTGGTATATCAATCTATAGAATTATTTTGCCTGGGTTAATCTTATCAATATTTATGTCCTATATGACGTTTATCTTTAATAATAACATTGTTCCTATTACAAATAAAAATGCTGAAATCCTCTTAACTAATTCTTTAGGTAGATCTTTCGCAAATGAACAAGGAGAAGATATTATTTTTTCAAAGAAAGGAGAAATTATAGATCCATATTCAAGCTATAAAAAAAGAGGAGTTACTCATCTTTTCTATGCCTGGAAATTTATTGATGGACAGATGTTAGATGTCACAGTAATTGATTTCTCAAAACTAGGCTTTACTCAAATGCTTAAGGCGAAAAAAGGAATTTGGAATA is a genomic window containing:
- the chlP gene encoding geranylgeranyl reductase is translated as MLRVAVIGGGPSGSCAAEILAKAGIKTWIFERKLDNAKPCGGAIPLCMVSEFDLPESIIDRKVRNMKMISPSNREVDIILDDIYPGSDKEYIGMLRREVMDSFMRNRAAELGATLVNGLVSKIETGTNKQGPYKLHYTEILNDQSEEKGKQLEVDLIVGADGATSRVAKAMDAGDYNYAVAIQERIKLPKEEMKYYEDRAEMYVGTDVSPDFYGWVFPKYDHVAAGTGTMKQNGGLIKSLQIGVRERAKKRLVNGEVIKVEAHPIPEHPRPRRVVGRMALVGDAAGYVTKSSGEGIYFAAKSGRMCAEQIVESSQNGKIIPTENDLKKYLKKWDKKYGTTYTVLDILQRIFYTSDGAREAFVEMCGDMDVQRLTFDSYLYKTVVAMKPLQQLKLTLLTIGSVLRGKALAPSTYKPVPSAVRDDKEVNKMLAVSSIKGGIKTSKK
- the lptB gene encoding LPS export ABC transporter ATP-binding protein, which translates into the protein MTLLIESLDLTLSNKNIVKNVNLNVNPGEVVGLLGPNGAGKTSTFNMIVGLIKPNKGNIYLEGNSIKKFSMTKRVQLGIGYLPQEPSIFRNLTVLENLDIALSQANLSISLFRKKREELIEEFNLVSFLDRFGHQLSGGERRRCEVARALAVGRLGPKFLLLDEPFAGVDPIAINDLQNLIRKLKNKNIGILITDHNVRATLAITERSYILNQGEILADGSSDQLTKNEVVKESYLGNSFD
- the typA gene encoding translational GTPase TypA, encoding MGFDIQAIRNIAIIAHVDHGKTTLVDALLNQSGTFRDNEEVPTCAMDSNDLERERGITILSKNTAVTYNDTRINIVDTPGHADFGGEVERVLGMVDGCLLVVDANEGPMPQTRFVLKKALEQGLRPIVFVNKIDRARVEPETAVDKVLDLFLELGADDDQCDFPYLFGSGLGGFAKTDVKSESDNMKPLFEAIIRQVPPPVGDQNKPLQLQVTTLDYSDFLGTIIIGRVHNGVIKNGQRTCLIKENGSLKKGRINKLLGFKGLKRIEIDEANAGDIVALAGFEDVSIGETVACPDEPKPLPLIKVDEPTLQMTFVVNDSPFAGKEGKFVTSRQLKDRLNKELLTNVALRVEATDSPDRFSVSGRGELHLGILIETMRREGYEFQVSQPQVIFRTIDEIKCEPVETLVLDVPEASIGACIESLGVRKGEMQNMETGTDHRTQLEFVIPSRGLIGFRGEFIRATRGEGIMSHSFFEYRPSVGDFEQRRNGVLISFEEGVATFYSLKNAEDRGQFFITPGAKVYKGMIIGENNRPQDLELNICKAKQLTNMRSAGADELDQLQSPIEMTLERALEYIGPGEMLEVTPESIRLRKINAKKNMKK
- a CDS encoding DUF309 domain-containing protein — its product is MTRIDKQDDLFINDSRFEIGMNLFNSCQWYKSHDVFEEIWHETGGPERMILQGILQVAVAQVHLENRNLNGATILYGEALGRLKRFHLANYGLDIEGLSNCVSKRLEFLQIGKDLAGCSLPVLSFL
- the glyS gene encoding glycine--tRNA ligase subunit beta, producing MSTYLLEIGTEELPADLAESVISQLELNVNNDLNSAQIKFSEIRVTTTPRRIALTIEGIAPFSEDNISERKGPSVSQAFHDGKPTKAAIGFAKRYDILPEKLEVRETQKGAFVFAKLIEKGKPVGSLLADYLPGWISKIQGRRFMRWGKGDFRFSRPIRWIVSLIDSEVLLFRFFGCDPEIQIGNISRPHRLHGSTLEIKNAKTYFDQLEDVGVIVDRNKRLSNINDLVLNHARTKNVKPDLTASLLNELTDLVESPLLVTGSFDESFLDLPPEVLSTVMMVHQRYIPLYKVNVEFDPLSLDSRNILLPGFLCISNGLSSAKENIIVGNEKVLKARFSDASFFIKSDLLTNSSLRIQQLKDVTFAEGLGSLYERVNRIKWLVELVTSKLQFDQGDIEKCLKVAHFSKHDLVSNMVDEFPELQGIIGSKYLLHEGESREVCLGVLEHYKPKGTADSLPSNNLGNAVSLAERLELLFSIYVKGERPTGSSDPYALRRAANGILMILWTKDWQLNINEILDNSLAYWQQLFPSLPFNIISLSCELKEFFRQRIISLLEEKEVDFDIIQAIAGDTISTSKLLDDPTDINFRTSLLMDMRKNNTLNSLQAVVTRASKLATKSSIPEDVIDPSVFVDKSLFEKDCEIEMFNVLEKLKPLAINGDRVKYKLLADGLVSSAVTLANFFDGEGSVMVMTDDINIRNNRLSLLTILRNQSLKLADFSKLS
- a CDS encoding NADPH-dependent assimilatory sulfite reductase hemoprotein subunit: MNFEEHGCTNVEEIEKSVPSPCIANNSPRAKFEQFKADSNYLNEPLQSELLNDSDHFTNDAVQLLKFHGSYQQDDREHRKRGGTGKDWQMMLRLRNPAGLVPGPLFIALDDLSDRLGNKTLRATTRQCFQMHGIKKGNIKEVIGTIVKSMGSTLAACGDVNRNVMAPAAPYEKGSYPAARKLAHDIADALSPQKAERTYIDLWVDGEMKYAIKPTSEVKKIRKLQRNPGVFSGDKNEPLYGATYLPRKFKCATTVPGDNSVDILTHDIGLVTFANAKGAIEGCNVYVGGGMGRTHNLDTTFARLADPIGFVEGKYILELVQSILALQRDYGDRKTRRHSRLKYVLHDMGVDWFKKQLTTKYFTKEIGPLRNEGDAILEDYLGWHQQSEKLWFVGLPLLSGRLTGEIKKELRNIVEKFALDVRLTPNQDLLLCNIGNYQKASVNNALINIGFNNPESPEPITRHAMACPALPLCGLAMTEAERFLPKLLKRINNQLKKLEINKSILIRVTGCPNGCARPYMAELALVGSGLNQYQLWLGGSTNLQRLATPYLQKMPINELEKTLEPLFLSWKDTGASSSLGDHVIKLGSECVMSLLTSNADP
- a CDS encoding M15 family metallopeptidase translates to MNYQDDIPLAKRIRSIKTLTTKAFLRLGLLFVGLGISLTFLANKSLLRQTKSLDNSINSTEENQNKSLLGHLPYPEASKNELILFSPGIYVHKEIYENFKEMQLMAAQRGISLQLLSGYRSIDLQRDIFYENKSNRNQTAVERSMVSAPPGYSEHSTGYAIDVGDGNYPDTHFEVEFEQTPAFKWMKRFAPKYHFVLSFPRNNKQGVTYEPWHWRFEGTVNALRKFEPANKITKFK
- a CDS encoding LptF/LptG family permease, which translates into the protein MFNSLFLLFRFQNLVERKWKIIPLLDRWILFELLPPLFFSIAAFTVVSISVGVIFDLIRKIVEIGLPFSLAIQILLLKLPSFIVISFPMAMLLSTLLAYGSLNDNSEIKALKSIGISIYRIILPGLILSIFMSYMTFIFNNNIVPITNKNAEILLTNSLGRSFANEQGEDIIFSKKGEIIDPYSSYKKRGVTHLFYAWKFIDGQMLDVTVIDFSKLGFTQMLKAKKGIWNSDKNNWEFFEGDILTLSPDGSNTRTKFLSFLYPLGTELTNIAQLPKDANDMNLGEANSAMKLYQNSGNIKEARRMKVRIQEKFTLPIACLVFALIGCSFGVMQKKGAGRSQSFGLSIILILIYYILSFSFSSLGVKGIINPFFAAWSPVFLSILGGSFLLKQASK